A section of the Deinococcus taeanensis genome encodes:
- a CDS encoding peptidoglycan DD-metalloendopeptidase family protein yields MQSVRKWVCVAALLSGGALAAGSYRVQSGDTLSGIAVRAGISVSQLRAANPHLKNADAVQAGWVLTVPAPGRGAPARSGAAARRTHTVRSGENLTVIAARYGLNLTQLLSANPAYRNGKALWAGAKLVIPARTAPAANRVTIRAASTRASAWAWPLPGHHAISSGYGERVLEGEAEMHYGVDIVAPQGTPVRAARSGRVLESRPDFERGWGWTVVLEHPDGWITRYAHLSTNLVKVGELVVQGQPVGRVGNTGRSTGTHLHFGTYLRWDPHDPLSLY; encoded by the coding sequence ATGCAGAGCGTGCGGAAGTGGGTGTGCGTGGCGGCGCTGCTGTCCGGCGGGGCTCTCGCCGCAGGATCGTACCGGGTGCAGTCCGGCGACACGCTCAGCGGCATCGCCGTGCGGGCCGGTATCAGCGTGTCGCAACTGCGCGCCGCGAATCCCCACCTGAAGAACGCGGACGCCGTGCAGGCCGGCTGGGTCCTGACCGTGCCCGCGCCGGGCCGGGGCGCTCCTGCCCGCAGCGGCGCTGCGGCCCGGCGCACGCACACCGTCAGAAGCGGGGAGAACCTCACCGTGATCGCCGCGCGCTACGGCCTGAACCTGACGCAGCTGCTCAGTGCCAACCCCGCCTACCGGAACGGAAAGGCCCTGTGGGCCGGGGCGAAACTGGTGATTCCGGCCCGCACGGCGCCCGCCGCGAACCGCGTCACGATCCGCGCGGCCAGCACCCGCGCCAGCGCGTGGGCGTGGCCGCTGCCCGGACATCACGCGATCAGCAGCGGCTACGGAGAGCGCGTGCTGGAAGGCGAAGCCGAAATGCACTACGGCGTGGACATCGTGGCGCCGCAGGGCACGCCGGTCCGCGCGGCGCGTTCCGGGCGGGTGCTGGAATCCCGCCCGGACTTCGAACGCGGCTGGGGGTGGACGGTCGTGCTGGAGCACCCCGACGGCTGGATCACCCGGTACGCCCACCTCAGCACGAATCTCGTGAAGGTCGGGGAGCTGGTCGTGCAGGGACAGCCGGTGGGGCGGGTCGGCAACACCGGGCGCAGCACCGGCACGCACCTGCACTTCGGCACGTACCTCCGCTGGGATCCGCATGACCCGCTGAGCCTGTACTGA
- the aguB gene encoding N-carbamoylputrescine amidase, giving the protein MTPDTVKLAAVQMHVTDQLEDNVTRAMGHVRAAAAQGAQVILLPELFENLYFCQVEREDYFALAHPLDGHPFIGRFQALAQELGVVLPLSYFEAAGQAHYNSLVCIDADGSVLGNYRKTHIPDGPGYEEKYYFNPGDTGFRVWHTRFGRVGVGICWDQWYPETARVMMLQGADFLLYPTAIGTEPAEVESPNSHHMWQRAMIGHAVSNSTYVAAANRIGSETVGDLTQSYYGHTFVSDYTGEIVAEFGETEEGPLLHTLNLREARRFRAGMGFFRDRRPELYGPLLTTDGVTRRG; this is encoded by the coding sequence ATGACGCCGGACACTGTGAAACTCGCGGCCGTGCAGATGCACGTGACCGATCAGCTGGAAGACAACGTCACGCGGGCCATGGGACACGTGCGGGCCGCGGCGGCGCAGGGCGCGCAGGTGATCCTGCTGCCGGAACTGTTCGAGAACCTGTACTTCTGTCAGGTGGAACGCGAGGATTACTTCGCGCTGGCCCACCCCCTGGACGGACACCCGTTTATCGGGCGGTTTCAGGCGCTGGCGCAGGAACTCGGCGTGGTGCTGCCCCTGTCGTACTTCGAGGCGGCCGGGCAGGCGCACTACAACTCGCTGGTGTGCATCGACGCGGACGGCAGCGTGCTGGGCAACTACCGCAAGACCCACATCCCGGACGGCCCGGGGTACGAGGAGAAGTACTACTTCAATCCCGGGGATACGGGGTTCCGCGTGTGGCACACTCGCTTCGGCCGGGTCGGGGTGGGCATCTGCTGGGACCAGTGGTACCCGGAGACGGCGCGCGTGATGATGCTTCAGGGTGCGGATTTCCTGCTGTACCCCACGGCCATCGGCACGGAACCGGCCGAGGTGGAAAGCCCGAACAGCCACCACATGTGGCAGCGGGCCATGATCGGGCACGCGGTGAGCAACAGCACGTACGTGGCGGCCGCCAACCGGATCGGGTCGGAAACCGTGGGGGACCTGACGCAGTCGTACTACGGTCACACGTTCGTCAGTGACTACACCGGGGAGATCGTCGCAGAATTCGGGGAGACGGAGGAAGGGCCGCTGCTGCACACCCTGAACCTGCGCGAGGCGCGCAGATTCCGCGCGGGAATGGGCTTCTTCCGGGACCGCCGGCCGGAACTGTACGGGCCGCTGCTCACCACCGACGGCGTGACCCGGCGCGGGTAG
- a CDS encoding response regulator, whose amino-acid sequence MASAHPTSLSILLVDDNAADRMLAKEAFAMLPDKAAVHLCSTGPEALAWLRSDEQPLPDVVILDVNMPGMTGLEVLQAIREDPALRLLPVVMLTTSDQPTDIRRAYDLAASSYWVKEADFSRFLAQIEDFVGFWQHARFHGRSSGNT is encoded by the coding sequence ATGGCCAGCGCCCACCCCACCTCACTGTCCATCCTGCTCGTGGACGACAATGCCGCGGACCGCATGCTGGCCAAAGAGGCCTTCGCCATGCTGCCGGACAAGGCGGCCGTGCACCTGTGCTCCACAGGTCCGGAAGCCCTGGCCTGGCTGCGCAGCGACGAACAGCCCCTTCCGGACGTCGTGATTCTGGACGTGAACATGCCCGGAATGACCGGCCTGGAGGTGCTGCAGGCCATCCGTGAGGACCCGGCGCTGCGGCTCCTGCCGGTGGTGATGCTCACCACCTCCGATCAGCCCACGGACATCCGGCGGGCCTACGACCTCGCAGCGAGTTCCTACTGGGTGAAAGAAGCGGACTTCTCGCGGTTCCTGGCGCAGATTGAAGATTTCGTGGGCTTCTGGCAGCACGCCCGCTTCCACGGGCGCTCCTCAGGCAACACCTGA
- the truA gene encoding tRNA pseudouridine(38-40) synthase TruA translates to MTAPRLFLPDDRPDFRPPERHRRLRLTVAWDGTPYAGWQSQPNAPSVQDTLHEALRRLGGGAFRPVAAGRTDAGVHAEAMPAHVDVPETFRVPPGRLARALNAYLPASVAVLAAADAPEGFHARFACTERQYVYRLLVHPQRHPLWHARALHIPHPLNVTAMNAAAAALTGTHDFAAFATQEDRQTVRDLRHLHVQPGPLIWEVTVHGESFLRHMVRGLVGTLLLAGQDRLDPDDVRAILNSRARSRAGANVPAHGLAFTGAVYAGLSGDGAASTT, encoded by the coding sequence ATGACTGCACCCCGCCTGTTCCTTCCAGACGACCGGCCTGACTTCCGCCCTCCGGAGCGGCACCGGCGGCTGCGCCTGACGGTCGCGTGGGACGGCACGCCGTACGCAGGGTGGCAGTCCCAGCCGAACGCGCCGAGTGTGCAGGACACCCTGCACGAGGCGCTGAGGCGACTGGGTGGCGGAGCGTTCCGGCCGGTCGCTGCGGGCCGCACGGACGCTGGCGTGCACGCAGAGGCGATGCCGGCGCACGTGGACGTCCCGGAAACCTTCCGCGTGCCACCCGGGCGGCTGGCGCGGGCGCTGAACGCGTACCTGCCAGCGAGCGTGGCCGTGCTGGCTGCCGCGGACGCCCCGGAGGGCTTTCACGCGCGGTTCGCCTGCACGGAGCGGCAGTACGTGTACCGGCTGCTGGTGCACCCGCAGCGTCACCCCCTGTGGCACGCGCGGGCCCTGCACATCCCGCACCCCCTGAACGTGACGGCCATGAACGCCGCCGCCGCTGCCCTGACCGGCACGCACGACTTTGCGGCGTTCGCCACGCAGGAGGACCGTCAGACGGTCCGGGACCTGCGGCACCTGCACGTGCAGCCTGGACCGCTGATCTGGGAGGTGACGGTGCACGGGGAGAGTTTCCTTCGGCACATGGTCCGGGGCCTCGTCGGCACGCTGCTGCTGGCCGGCCAGGACCGCCTGGATCCCGACGACGTCCGCGCCATCCTGAACAGCCGCGCACGCTCGCGCGCCGGTGCGAACGTGCCGGCACACGGCCTGGCCTTCACCGGCGCCGTTTACGCCGGGCTGAGCGGCGACGGCGCGGCCAGCACCACGTAA
- a CDS encoding aldo/keto reductase: protein MTFPDPDRYTRVPYRRAGRSGLKLPAISLGLWHNFGGVDRLETMRAMVRTAFDGGVTHFDLANNYGPPPGSAETNFGQLLREDLGPYRDELIISTKAGYTMWPGPYGDWGSRKYLLSSLDASLRRLGLPYVDIFYHHRPDPETPLEETMSALDHAVRSGRALYVGLSNYPADQTHQAAQILRDLGTPCVIHQPKYSMFERWVEGGLLGALRDEGIGGIAFSPLAQGLLTNKYLRGIPGDSRAASGGFLKPENVTEDRMVRVRALNDLAAGRGQTLAQLALAWVLRHPEMTSALIGASRPEQITDALGALNAGPLQTDELNQIEAILAGEQG from the coding sequence ATGACCTTCCCTGATCCTGACCGGTACACCCGCGTTCCGTACCGCCGCGCGGGCCGCAGCGGCCTGAAACTCCCCGCGATCTCGCTGGGCCTGTGGCACAACTTCGGCGGCGTGGACCGCCTGGAAACCATGCGTGCCATGGTCCGGACTGCCTTCGACGGCGGCGTGACCCACTTCGACCTGGCCAACAATTACGGACCGCCCCCCGGCAGCGCCGAAACGAACTTCGGGCAGCTGCTGCGTGAGGACCTGGGGCCGTACCGCGACGAGCTGATCATCTCCACGAAAGCCGGGTACACCATGTGGCCCGGCCCGTACGGCGACTGGGGCAGCCGCAAATACCTGCTGAGCAGCCTGGACGCCAGCCTGCGGCGCCTGGGCCTGCCGTACGTGGACATCTTCTACCACCACCGGCCCGACCCGGAAACGCCGCTGGAAGAAACCATGAGCGCGCTCGACCACGCGGTCCGCAGCGGCCGGGCGCTGTACGTGGGCCTCAGCAACTACCCCGCAGACCAGACGCATCAGGCCGCGCAGATCCTGCGGGACCTGGGCACCCCCTGCGTGATTCACCAGCCGAAGTACAGCATGTTCGAACGCTGGGTCGAAGGGGGGCTGCTTGGTGCCCTGCGCGACGAGGGGATCGGCGGCATTGCGTTCAGCCCGCTGGCCCAGGGCCTGCTGACGAACAAGTACCTGCGCGGCATCCCGGGAGACTCCCGCGCGGCCAGCGGCGGCTTCCTGAAACCGGAGAACGTCACCGAGGACCGCATGGTCCGCGTGCGCGCCCTGAACGACCTTGCAGCCGGGCGCGGGCAGACCCTGGCGCAGCTGGCCCTCGCGTGGGTGCTGCGCCACCCGGAGATGACCAGCGCCCTGATCGGCGCCAGCCGCCCCGAGCAGATCACAGACGCGCTCGGCGCCCTGAACGCCGGACCGCTTCAGACTGATGAACTGAACCAGATCGAGGCAATTCTCGCCGGCGAACAGGGCTGA
- a CDS encoding Ig-like domain-containing protein: MKYAILTVLITVLATSCGSTATPSASTHAQTVSSSGPDTQAPTVSMMMHPATLREEGNVFFQLATRDNVGVSRVVINIDGQKFVDDSTSYNSYAKYFKGASNGEHTVTVRVYDLAQNVSEQTQTFTVAIGQ, from the coding sequence ATGAAATACGCGATCCTGACCGTCCTGATCACTGTTCTCGCCACCAGCTGCGGCAGCACGGCCACCCCCAGCGCCAGCACGCACGCGCAGACGGTCAGCAGCTCCGGCCCGGACACCCAGGCCCCCACGGTGTCCATGATGATGCACCCCGCCACGCTGCGTGAGGAAGGCAACGTGTTCTTCCAGCTGGCCACCCGCGACAACGTCGGGGTGTCCCGCGTGGTGATCAACATCGACGGGCAGAAGTTCGTGGACGACAGCACCAGCTACAACTCGTACGCCAAGTACTTCAAGGGCGCCAGCAACGGCGAGCACACCGTGACCGTGCGCGTGTACGACCTGGCCCAGAACGTCAGCGAGCAGACCCAGACCTTCACCGTGGCGATCGGCCAGTAA
- a CDS encoding antibiotic biosynthesis monooxygenase family protein, with the protein MPAAHVHYAEGHGEAARAALHAFLTALAGHPGFLGAELLLSPAQPGLTLVASRWAGEVPPLPVPDGVRAWVFQVQAAQLPG; encoded by the coding sequence ATGCCTGCCGCGCACGTGCACTACGCCGAAGGGCATGGCGAGGCGGCTCGCGCGGCCCTCCACGCGTTCCTGACTGCCCTGGCGGGCCACCCGGGCTTCCTGGGTGCGGAGCTGCTCCTGTCACCCGCGCAGCCGGGCCTGACGCTCGTCGCCAGCCGCTGGGCCGGCGAGGTCCCCCCGCTGCCCGTTCCGGATGGCGTGCGCGCCTGGGTCTTCCAGGTGCAGGCTGCCCAGCTGCCCGGGTGA
- a CDS encoding DsbA family oxidoreductase — protein sequence MSHENVTDVYFDFLCPYAWRGLELAATLRAQGESFRLRHYSLVEGNHAENARELSWRLTGQQLGEGSANQQGSLQAFLAAHAAARQGEEALWAFTLALYRAVHEAKRPLAAETIRAAASEAGLDVARLDADLADEAALRAELRADLDAAREVGVFGTPTFVLPTGEAAYYRFETLTRDPGTARAWWELYRTVLTSEAEIGTIKRARNRPPRRA from the coding sequence ATGAGCCATGAGAACGTCACCGACGTGTACTTCGACTTCCTCTGCCCATACGCCTGGCGTGGTCTGGAACTGGCCGCGACGCTCCGCGCACAGGGGGAGTCGTTCCGGCTGCGGCACTACTCGCTCGTGGAAGGCAACCACGCGGAGAATGCCAGGGAACTGTCATGGCGGTTAACCGGGCAGCAGCTTGGGGAGGGCAGTGCGAACCAGCAGGGGAGCCTGCAGGCGTTCCTGGCGGCGCACGCAGCGGCACGTCAGGGGGAGGAGGCCCTGTGGGCATTCACCCTGGCCCTGTACCGCGCGGTGCACGAGGCAAAACGGCCCCTGGCGGCAGAAACCATCCGCGCAGCCGCCAGTGAGGCCGGGCTGGACGTGGCGCGGCTGGACGCAGATCTGGCAGATGAGGCGGCCCTGCGCGCGGAACTGCGGGCGGACCTGGACGCCGCGCGGGAGGTCGGGGTGTTCGGGACGCCCACCTTCGTGCTGCCCACCGGGGAGGCCGCGTACTACCGGTTTGAAACGCTGACGCGTGATCCGGGGACGGCCCGGGCGTGGTGGGAGCTGTACCGCACGGTGCTGACGAGTGAGGCGGAGATCGGCACGATCAAACGCGCCAGGAACCGTCCGCCCCGCCGCGCCTGA
- the surE gene encoding 5'/3'-nucleotidase SurE has product MASTGSRKLILVANDDGIFSPGIKALALAMSTFADVVVSAPDVEQSAVGHGITIRRPLRFKHTASAGFGDIPAYRVDGTPADCVVLGAHLTGPPDLVVSGINLGPNLGDDLTHSGTVAAAIEGMTLGVPSLAFSQQATPAGEYDFAPGAAYAARLAQEVLERGLPPRTLLNVNFPAGMPRGVRVTRVGEHRWEDTIVTRQDPEGRDYHWVAGTSRAADAHDDTTDYGAVNAGYISVTPVRIDLTARDLMGELSAYLPDL; this is encoded by the coding sequence ATGGCAAGCACCGGAAGTCGGAAATTAATCCTGGTCGCGAATGACGACGGAATTTTCAGCCCTGGCATCAAGGCCCTGGCCCTCGCCATGAGCACCTTCGCGGATGTGGTCGTGAGTGCACCGGACGTGGAACAGAGCGCCGTGGGTCACGGCATCACGATCCGCCGTCCACTGCGGTTCAAGCACACGGCCAGCGCCGGCTTCGGTGACATTCCCGCATACCGGGTGGACGGGACGCCCGCCGACTGCGTGGTACTGGGCGCTCACCTGACCGGGCCGCCCGACCTGGTGGTCAGTGGCATCAATCTGGGTCCGAACCTGGGGGATGACCTCACCCATTCCGGTACGGTCGCCGCCGCTATTGAGGGCATGACCCTGGGCGTACCCTCGCTGGCATTCAGCCAGCAGGCCACGCCGGCCGGCGAGTATGATTTCGCGCCGGGCGCCGCCTATGCCGCGCGGCTGGCCCAGGAGGTTCTTGAGCGCGGTCTGCCCCCGCGCACGCTGCTGAACGTGAATTTCCCTGCTGGAATGCCCCGCGGCGTGAGGGTCACGCGGGTGGGGGAGCACCGCTGGGAGGACACCATCGTGACCCGGCAGGACCCTGAGGGACGCGACTACCACTGGGTGGCCGGCACCAGCCGCGCGGCAGACGCGCACGACGACACCACCGATTACGGCGCGGTGAATGCCGGGTACATCAGTGTCACGCCCGTGCGCATCGACCTGACTGCCCGGGACCTGATGGGTGAACTCAGCGCGTACCTGCCTGACCTGTAG
- a CDS encoding VOC family protein — MTLAVPTGPSGPSPILDLAGVTLEVNHLERAVRFYGQVLGLPLQHLDEQRGVARLGVNAAQSLTLWRPITRQANDPWLAPLRARGAGHLHLAFQVRPEDLPRCRALLDAHALPWQEINLGTAEQPDPTLYFFDPFGHGLELRSVNRLDPRQPPVRVPDHPLMPGAYTLPVLALREVALAFSDYAAMKLRLPRAYGFAFAKEQEDRDFAQFTLGPWPEPDGNGTPRRWLYAWDPQVGLADMLGGDHALVEFYADVPAVTARVEAEGLPCVAEAGRLAARDPDGHVFVFRPAAGPGGS; from the coding sequence ATGACCCTGGCCGTACCGACCGGGCCGAGTGGCCCTTCTCCCATCCTGGACCTGGCGGGCGTGACGCTGGAAGTGAACCACCTGGAACGCGCCGTGCGGTTCTACGGACAGGTGCTGGGCCTGCCGCTGCAGCACCTGGATGAGCAGCGCGGCGTGGCGCGGCTGGGTGTGAATGCCGCGCAGAGCCTCACGCTGTGGCGGCCCATAACGCGGCAGGCGAACGATCCGTGGCTGGCGCCGCTGCGGGCGCGCGGTGCGGGTCACCTGCACCTGGCGTTTCAGGTGCGTCCGGAGGATCTGCCCCGCTGCCGGGCGCTGCTGGACGCGCACGCGCTGCCCTGGCAGGAGATTAACCTGGGCACCGCGGAGCAGCCTGACCCGACGCTGTACTTTTTTGATCCGTTCGGGCATGGCCTGGAGCTGCGCAGCGTGAACCGCCTGGACCCGCGCCAGCCGCCGGTGCGGGTGCCGGACCACCCGTTGATGCCGGGGGCGTACACGCTGCCGGTGCTGGCGCTGCGCGAGGTGGCGCTGGCGTTCAGTGACTACGCCGCCATGAAGCTCCGGCTGCCGCGGGCCTACGGGTTCGCGTTCGCCAAGGAGCAGGAGGACCGGGATTTCGCGCAGTTCACGCTGGGACCCTGGCCGGAACCCGACGGGAACGGCACGCCGCGCCGCTGGCTGTACGCCTGGGACCCGCAGGTGGGCCTGGCGGACATGCTGGGTGGAGACCATGCGCTCGTGGAGTTCTACGCGGACGTGCCGGCCGTCACGGCGCGCGTGGAGGCCGAGGGGCTGCCGTGCGTGGCGGAGGCCGGGCGGCTGGCGGCGCGCGACCCGGACGGTCACGTGTTCGTGTTCCGTCCAGCCGCGGGGCCAGGAGGCAGCTAG
- the thrC gene encoding threonine synthase, with amino-acid sequence MKYVSTRGAATLGRFSDVLLSGLAPDGGLAMPEFIPTFTPDELEALRPLPYPELALRIMRPFIDDLPEEALRRLLHATYHPDVFHSEAITPLTRLGRTDLYLLELSNGPSLAFKDVAMQFLGHIFEYVLETRDQHLNILGATSGDTGSAAEYAMLGKARVNVFMLSPHGRMSAFQQAQMYSLHEPNIFNLAVSGVFDDCQDLVKAVNADADFKARYDIGAVNSINWARVLAQAVYYFKAYLALNLPAGTEADFSVPSGNFGNVFAGFLARRMGLPIGQLVAASNENDVLHEFFQTGVYHVRPAARVAVTSSPSMDIGKASNFERFLYLMAGQDPEQTHTWWQAVAEGRPVTVHGTSHWDAVQTSGLRGGRSTHADRLATIRRVDDAFGRLIDPHTADGVFVGEQYARPGVPMICLETALPAKFEDTVREAVGRTPERPDRFHGIEQAERFYQLLPNDAETLKAFIAQKLRAGQPA; translated from the coding sequence ATGAAGTACGTTTCCACACGCGGCGCGGCCACCCTGGGCCGCTTCTCGGACGTCCTCCTGAGCGGCCTCGCCCCGGACGGCGGGCTGGCCATGCCGGAGTTCATTCCGACCTTCACGCCCGACGAGCTCGAGGCGCTGCGGCCCCTGCCCTACCCGGAACTGGCCCTGCGCATCATGCGGCCCTTCATCGACGACCTTCCCGAGGAGGCCCTGCGCCGGCTGCTGCACGCCACCTACCACCCCGACGTGTTCCACAGCGAGGCGATCACCCCCCTGACCCGCCTGGGCCGCACGGACCTGTACCTGCTGGAACTCAGTAACGGCCCGTCCCTGGCCTTCAAGGACGTCGCCATGCAGTTCCTGGGTCACATCTTTGAGTACGTTCTGGAAACCCGTGACCAGCACCTGAACATCCTGGGTGCCACCAGCGGCGACACCGGCTCCGCCGCCGAGTACGCCATGCTCGGCAAGGCCCGCGTCAACGTGTTCATGCTCTCCCCACACGGCCGCATGAGTGCCTTCCAGCAGGCGCAGATGTACAGCCTGCACGAACCGAACATCTTCAACCTCGCCGTAAGTGGCGTGTTCGACGACTGTCAGGACCTCGTGAAAGCCGTGAACGCCGACGCGGACTTCAAGGCCCGGTACGACATCGGCGCCGTGAACAGCATCAACTGGGCGCGGGTACTGGCGCAGGCCGTGTACTACTTCAAGGCGTACCTCGCGCTGAACCTCCCCGCCGGCACCGAAGCGGACTTCAGCGTTCCCTCCGGCAATTTCGGCAACGTCTTCGCGGGCTTCCTCGCACGCCGCATGGGCCTGCCCATCGGGCAGCTCGTTGCCGCCAGCAACGAGAATGACGTTCTGCACGAGTTCTTCCAGACCGGCGTGTACCACGTCCGGCCCGCCGCGCGGGTTGCCGTGACGAGCAGCCCCAGCATGGACATCGGCAAGGCCAGCAACTTCGAGCGCTTCCTGTACCTCATGGCCGGGCAGGACCCCGAGCAGACCCACACGTGGTGGCAGGCCGTGGCCGAGGGCCGTCCCGTCACAGTGCACGGCACATCCCACTGGGACGCCGTGCAGACCAGCGGCCTGCGTGGCGGGCGCAGCACCCACGCGGACCGGCTCGCCACCATCCGCCGGGTGGACGACGCGTTCGGCCGTCTGATCGACCCGCACACCGCCGACGGGGTGTTCGTTGGGGAGCAGTACGCCCGGCCCGGCGTGCCCATGATCTGCCTGGAAACCGCTCTGCCCGCCAAGTTCGAGGACACCGTGCGCGAGGCGGTGGGCCGCACCCCCGAGCGGCCCGACCGCTTCCACGGGATCGAGCAGGCCGAGCGCTTCTATCAGCTGCTGCCCAACGACGCCGAGACGCTCAAGGCCTTCATCGCGCAGAAGCTCAGGGCCGGCCAGCCGGCCTGA
- a CDS encoding cytochrome P450, producing the protein MTTPTLSARQAHVQATLQALWNPGAYRDPQPGYEAVRALDPSGVVAAPEWGSAFVTSHAANSALLRSPAARSGAIISQVPADTASLRLLQPMMLFHNGVSHQRLRGLVQSAFTPRVVAEQRELVRALVSDLLAGLPHNQEVDLVATFAAPLPARVIMHMLGLEGDDEAKFIRWTQSVADLLAGDGHTPELMARLEADAREMSTYFRDLADELRAHPRPGLLSALAAAEDGGERLSSAELLSNAALLLAAGHETTSNLIPGGLLELATQPGAWTALTARPDHPNVPDELLRVVSPVQLDGRTLAAPLTVPGAGGREVPLAAGTHVQTMLAAANRDPEVFPDPARIDWDRPNSARHLAFAAGAHYCLGASLARLEIAEVYAALATRFPQLRVTDPRPPFKPNHVLRGPLELRVRLNG; encoded by the coding sequence ATGACCACCCCCACCCTGAGCGCCCGGCAGGCGCACGTGCAGGCGACCCTTCAGGCCCTGTGGAACCCAGGCGCGTACCGCGATCCGCAGCCTGGGTACGAGGCGGTGCGCGCCCTGGACCCCTCCGGGGTGGTGGCCGCGCCCGAGTGGGGCAGCGCGTTCGTGACGTCACACGCGGCGAACAGTGCCCTCCTGCGTTCCCCGGCGGCGCGCAGCGGAGCGATCATCTCGCAGGTCCCGGCCGACACCGCCAGTCTGCGCCTGCTGCAGCCCATGATGCTGTTTCACAACGGCGTGTCGCACCAGCGGCTGCGGGGGCTGGTGCAGTCGGCGTTCACGCCGCGCGTGGTTGCCGAGCAGCGCGAACTGGTGCGCGCACTGGTCAGCGACCTGCTGGCCGGGCTGCCCCACAACCAGGAGGTGGATCTCGTGGCGACCTTCGCGGCGCCGCTGCCCGCGCGGGTGATCATGCACATGCTGGGCCTGGAGGGAGACGACGAGGCGAAATTCATCCGCTGGACACAGAGCGTCGCGGACCTGCTCGCCGGTGACGGCCACACCCCGGAGCTGATGGCGCGGCTGGAAGCGGACGCCCGGGAGATGAGCACGTACTTCCGGGACCTCGCGGACGAACTGCGCGCCCACCCGCGCCCGGGCCTGCTCAGCGCCCTGGCCGCCGCCGAGGACGGCGGGGAGCGCCTGAGCAGCGCTGAACTGCTCTCGAACGCCGCGCTGCTGCTTGCCGCCGGGCACGAGACGACCAGCAACCTCATTCCAGGCGGCCTGCTGGAACTCGCCACGCAGCCCGGCGCGTGGACCGCCCTGACCGCCCGGCCCGACCACCCGAACGTTCCCGATGAGCTGCTGCGCGTGGTGTCACCCGTGCAACTCGACGGCCGTACCCTGGCCGCCCCCCTGACCGTGCCGGGCGCCGGAGGCCGCGAGGTGCCGCTCGCGGCAGGCACGCACGTGCAGACCATGCTGGCCGCCGCGAACCGCGACCCGGAGGTGTTCCCGGACCCCGCGCGGATCGACTGGGACCGCCCGAACAGTGCCCGGCACCTGGCCTTCGCCGCGGGCGCCCACTACTGCCTGGGAGCGTCCCTGGCGCGCCTGGAAATTGCGGAGGTGTACGCCGCCCTCGCCACGCGCTTTCCGCAACTGCGCGTGACCGACCCGCGCCCGCCGTTCAAGCCGAACCACGTGCTGCGCGGCCCGCTGGAACTTCGTGTGCGCCTGAACGGCTGA